The Castanea sativa cultivar Marrone di Chiusa Pesio chromosome 11, ASM4071231v1 genome contains a region encoding:
- the LOC142616035 gene encoding uncharacterized protein LOC142616035, translating into MAIEIGISHLEVFGDSKLIINQTLEQYDVKKENLVPYCKYAKKLLANFEEITLEHILRKENRQADALANLATTLALSQEETAKVAVSQRWVVPSVIEEEKEEKQANIISVCLVENEDWRQTIIEYLQHGRLPDDVRHKTEVRRRAA; encoded by the coding sequence atggccattgaaattgGCATATCGCATCTCGAAGTCTTTggggattccaaattaattatcaaccaaaccTTGGAGCAGTATGATGTCAAGAAAGAGAACCTTGTCCCTTATTGCAAATATGCGAAGAAGTTGCTCGCAAATTTTGAGGAAATTACATTGGAGCATATACTGAGGAAGGAGAATAGACAGGCCGATGCTTTAGCCAATTTGGCTACCACCTTAGCATTATCTCAAGAAGAGACAGCCAAAGTTGCTGTTTCCCAAAGGTGGGTGGTGCCTTCTgtgattgaagaagaaaaagaagaaaagcaagccAACATCATCTCTGTATGCCTTGTCGAAAATGAAGATTGGCGACAAACAATCATTGAGTACCTTCAACATGGAAGACTCCCAGATGATGTACGCCACAAGACTGAAGTTCGGCGAAGGGCTGCTTGA
- the LOC142616034 gene encoding G-type lectin S-receptor-like serine/threonine-protein kinase CES101, with the protein MSTDVHLKFLFLLFFSSSSWDSHAQHVTGVAARNSLEPGDTLNSSSSLNSPNGRFMLRFYLWPAAFGTTNYTYLTIFRTSDSRLVWYTRQGIPITSDFDLLTLENNAGSLKIRRHGDNPIELSSSPQPTNNTVASLLDSGNFVFNQVYSNGSKKRVLWKSFDYPGKVLLPGMRLGVNYRTGQNWSLTAWLTDDYPVPGAFTLEYSGHQLIIRRRGVVYWKSGVLRGNEFENIPPKVTSMYHFIVVSNGNEESFSFMSKNGSQESRWLFSSTGQLLGDDPQPIAQADKCDGYNIDGGCQRWNQPLCRHHHKYGYTVELNRGYFVSEDDSSYNISDTNLGISDCKFSCWDNCNCVAYTSQFANRTGCKFWTNISNFVPSDLTYLGLVYVLSPKLSHSGKNKWVWIGIAISASALLVTFFCRFCYLQRRKTVVLQGVDNENRLLSLVNSGRSINANESPNDRKKVPDINVYSYECISTATNNFSLESKLGEGGFGPVYMGKLPTNQKIAVKRLSRNSGQGIIEYKNELILISRLQHINLVKLLGCCIFGEERMLIYEHMLNKSLDYFLFDSNRSKLLDWKKRFNIIEGIAQGLIYLHKYSRLRVIHRDLKASNILLDENMNPKISDFGMARIFKLNELEANTNRIVGTYGYMSPEYAMEGVFSTKSDVYSFGVLMLEIVSGRRSNSFYHSNEALNLVGYVWGLWQADKGLDLVDPTINDSCVNNQVLRCIQVSLLCVEDGAIDRPTMSDMLSMLTNESTNLPLPKKPAFSIARKQIEANIPNKVSNIYTMNGLSISDMDAR; encoded by the exons ATGTCTACCGACGTACACCTTAAATTTCTGTTCTTGCTCTTCTTCTCATCCTCCTCGTGGGATTCACATGCTCAACATGTAACTGGTGTTGCAGCTCGTAATAGTCTCGAACCTGGCGATACGCTCAATTCCTCAAGTTCACTAAATTCTCCAAATGGGAGGTTCATGTTGCGGTTCTACCTGTGGCCTGCTGCATTTGGAACTACTAACTACACATATTTAACGATTTTCAGAACTTCCGATTCGCGTTTAGTATGGTATACAAGACAAGGTATTCCAATAACCAGTGACTTTGACCTACTCACCCTGGAGAACAATGCAGGATCATTGAAAATCAGGCGCCATGGTGACAATCCTATAGAGCTATCCTCTTCTCCTCAACCTACCAATAACACTGTGGCTTCTTTATTGGATTCTGGCAATTTCGTCTTCAATCAAGTGTACTCCAATGGATCTAAGAAGCGGGTGTTATGGAAAAGTTTTGATTATCCAGGGAAAGTGTTGTTGCCTGGTATGAGATTAGGGGTAAACTACAGAACTGGTCAAAATTGGTCACTCACAGCATGGTTAACTGACGACTACCCAGTTCCAGGGGCTTTCACTCTTGAATATTCGGGACACCAACTGATCATTCGGCGACGCGGCGTGGTTTATTGGAAGAGTGGGGTCTTGAGAGGCAACGAATTTGAGAATATTCCACCAAAAGTAACATCCATGTATCATTTCATCGTTGTATCAAATGGAAATGAAGAATCATTCTCTTTCATGTCCAAAAATGGAAGCCAGGAATCGCGATGGTTGTTTTCTTCAACAGGGCAATTACTTGGTGATGACCCGCAACCTATAGCCCAAGCAGATAAATGTGATGGCTACAACATTGATGGAGGCTGTCAAAGGTGGAACCAGCCACTTTGTAGGCACCACCATAAATATGGCTACACAGTTGAACTTAATCGTGGTTATTTTGTGTCTGAAGATGATTCAAGCTACAATATCTCAGATACAAATCTTGGCATCAGTGATTGTAAATTTAGCTGCTGGGACAACTGTAACTGTGTGGCTTATACTTCTCAATTTGCAAATAGAACTGGATGCAAATTTTGGACAAATATTTCCAACTTCGTACCAAGCGACTTGACATATTTAGGTCTTGTCTATGTTCTATCTCCAAAGCTTTCTCACAGCG GAAAAAATAAGTGGGTATGGATTGGCATCGCCATTAGTGCCTCTGCTCTACTTGTGACTTTTTTCTGTAGATTTTGTTATCTACAAAGAAGGAAAACAGTCGTACTCCAAG GGGTCGATAATGAAAATCGATTGCTTAGTTTAGTGAATTCAGGGAGATCTATTAATGCGAATGAGAGTCCAAATGATAGAAAGAAGGTGCCTGATATAAATGTATATAGCTATGAATGTATTTCAACTGCCACAAACAACTTCTCATTAGAAAGCAAGCTTGGAGAAGGGGGCTTTGGACCAGTTTACATG GGAAAATTGCCAACAAATCAAAAAATAGCTGTGAAGAGGCTGTCAAGAAATTCAGGGCAAGGAATAATTGAGTACAAGAATGAGTTGATACTCATATCTAGACTCCAACATATCAATCTTGTTAAGCTTTTGGGTTGTTGcatttttggagaagaaaggaTGTTAATCTATGAACACATGCTCAACAAAAGCTTGGACTACTTTCTATTTG ATTCAAACAGAAGTAAGCTACTAGATTGGAAGAAGCGTTTCAATATAATTGAAGGAATTGCTCAAGGATTGATCTATCTACACAAATATTCAAGGTTGAGAGTAATTCATAGAGATTTAAAAGCTAGCAACATACTTCTTGATGAGAATATGAATCCGAAGATTTCTGATTTCGGCATGGCAAGAATTTTCAAACTAAATGAACTCGAGGCAAATACTAATAGAATTGTTGGGACGTA TGGTTACATGTCTCCTGAATATGCTATGGAGGGCGTGTTCTCTACAAAATCTGATGTTTATAGCTTTGGTGTTTTAATGCTTGAAATCGTGAGCGGGAGAAGAAGCAACAGCTTCTATCATTCCAATGAAGCGCTCAATCTTGTTGGATAT GTGTGGGGTTTATGGCAAGCAGATAAAGGACTAGACCTAGTTGATCCCACAATAAATGATTCATGTGTTAATAATCAAGTATTGAGATGCATTCAAGTCAGTCTCTTATGCGTGGAAGATGGTGCAATTGATCGTCCTACTATGTCAGATATGCTATCCATGTTGACAAATGAGAGTACAAACTTGCCTTTACCTAAAAAACCAGCATTTTCTATTGCAAGGAAACAAATTGAGGCAAATATTCCTAACAAGGTATCAAATATTTATACAATGAATGGGTTGTCCATTTCTGATATGGACGCCCGATAG